The following proteins are co-located in the Pararhizobium capsulatum DSM 1112 genome:
- the tnpB gene encoding IS66 family insertion sequence element accessory protein TnpB (TnpB, as the term is used for proteins encoded by IS66 family insertion elements, is considered an accessory protein, since TnpC, encoded by a neighboring gene, is a DDE family transposase.), giving the protein MFRLGADLKVYLHREPIDFRAGINSLAVLVQETMALDPFAPAVFAFCNRRRDRVKLLFFDRSGFVLILKRLTEDKFRWPRREVPVVTLTTEQLHWILDGIDIDAMVRHPVRQYQIAG; this is encoded by the coding sequence ATGTTCAGACTGGGCGCTGATCTCAAGGTCTACCTGCATCGCGAACCGATTGATTTCCGCGCGGGCATCAACAGCCTCGCGGTCCTGGTCCAGGAGACGATGGCGCTGGACCCGTTTGCTCCTGCGGTTTTTGCCTTCTGCAATCGTCGGCGTGACCGGGTAAAGTTGCTGTTCTTCGATCGCTCGGGCTTTGTGCTGATCCTGAAGCGGTTGACGGAAGACAAGTTCCGATGGCCGCGCCGAGAGGTGCCGGTGGTTACACTGACGACCGAGCAACTGCACTGGATTCTCGACGGGATCGATATTGATGCGATGGTGCGCCATCCCGTGCGGCAATATCAGATCGCCGGCTGA
- a CDS encoding capsular polysaccharide export protein, LipB/KpsS family, whose protein sequence is MLDAVPHRRCRQLVLDGRILIAQKKRDLRSTEELILRYLQQHSPPFDMVQSYISGIVNAGHLKRSAEIAASPQLTGDLRALVDAAIHKANGDFDAALAALDVDSPRFQVRKQIALEKRGIFHRMQDHESIATVVTDFLLREPKPILIPFAVSAAGSAETAHRDDLFAVAIARIIDDIERILRKRKLIKRHWRDAVSGCLTIFDLDGAIRVTRHAAALGFKVDTVLKEILETRADFEPIMHVIDAARQDMYERAGKRKKRPQFGQVIVTVPAASTRTNKLDYPGFRGDIRFALKSIVKTLEEAGVGYIVKSRVRTHGSLNYDKPFFSYHTISDGRLGLHYKETDRRSLFSFDAKGYAGWSLFAETKYDQLSLGQIEQSEADQFFNFDRQRVIGSRVSKYTQVDAQEELPEDFVFVGLQVMGDAVQSLAYTTPFAMLDEVIRACAEKKLKVLVKRHPACRSGEIGHYLLEQEGRGALQVVSGNIHDLIAKSKAVCIINSGVGAEALLHEKPVYVFGRADYMNACFACEKEGDFQRQFEVDRLPMSKAELHRYWYIFRNEYACDLSNPEGAGEWIADRVRQHLTEHAIKGDEACFQSPQLVA, encoded by the coding sequence GTGCTGGATGCCGTGCCGCATCGCCGCTGCCGTCAACTCGTTCTTGACGGCCGTATTCTTATCGCTCAAAAAAAGCGAGACTTGCGATCGACCGAGGAATTAATACTGCGCTATCTTCAGCAGCACTCGCCTCCGTTCGACATGGTACAGAGTTATATCTCCGGTATTGTCAACGCGGGTCATCTGAAGCGATCAGCAGAAATTGCCGCCTCGCCGCAACTTACGGGTGATCTTAGAGCACTCGTCGATGCTGCAATTCACAAAGCTAACGGCGATTTCGACGCAGCATTGGCAGCACTCGACGTAGATTCCCCCCGTTTTCAGGTGAGGAAACAGATCGCGTTGGAAAAGCGCGGTATCTTTCATAGGATGCAGGATCACGAATCGATAGCAACGGTAGTCACGGATTTTCTTCTTCGGGAGCCAAAGCCTATCCTCATCCCTTTTGCCGTTAGCGCCGCCGGGTCGGCTGAGACCGCGCACCGTGATGATCTCTTTGCCGTAGCGATTGCACGCATTATCGACGATATCGAAAGAATTTTGCGCAAACGCAAGCTTATAAAAAGGCATTGGCGCGACGCGGTTTCGGGTTGCCTGACGATTTTTGATTTGGATGGCGCCATTCGAGTTACACGCCACGCAGCTGCCTTGGGCTTTAAGGTAGATACCGTTCTCAAGGAGATCCTTGAAACACGCGCCGACTTCGAACCAATCATGCATGTGATCGATGCGGCACGTCAGGACATGTACGAACGCGCAGGCAAGCGGAAAAAGCGCCCGCAATTCGGTCAGGTCATTGTTACAGTGCCCGCCGCTTCAACGCGGACAAATAAGCTGGATTATCCAGGCTTTCGGGGAGATATCCGCTTTGCTTTGAAGTCCATCGTCAAAACGCTGGAGGAAGCGGGTGTCGGCTACATCGTTAAAAGCCGTGTCCGTACCCATGGAAGCCTGAACTACGATAAGCCCTTCTTCTCTTATCATACGATTTCGGACGGCCGGTTGGGCCTGCACTATAAGGAAACCGATCGCCGGTCCCTCTTCAGCTTCGATGCGAAAGGATACGCGGGATGGTCACTCTTTGCTGAAACGAAGTACGATCAATTGTCGCTCGGGCAAATTGAACAGTCCGAAGCCGATCAATTCTTTAATTTTGATCGCCAGAGGGTCATTGGATCGCGCGTTTCCAAATATACGCAGGTGGATGCACAGGAAGAATTGCCCGAGGATTTCGTCTTCGTCGGCCTCCAAGTAATGGGCGATGCTGTGCAGAGCCTCGCGTACACTACCCCTTTCGCCATGCTAGATGAAGTCATAAGAGCATGCGCCGAAAAAAAACTGAAGGTCCTAGTGAAACGCCATCCAGCTTGCCGCTCCGGCGAAATCGGTCATTACCTGCTGGAACAGGAAGGCCGTGGCGCCTTACAGGTGGTGAGCGGAAACATCCACGACCTGATCGCCAAATCCAAGGCGGTCTGCATCATCAATTCGGGCGTCGGCGCAGAAGCGCTGCTGCACGAAAAACCGGTCTATGTCTTCGGCCGCGCCGACTATATGAATGCATGCTTCGCCTGCGAAAAGGAGGGAGATTTCCAGCGGCAATTCGAAGTCGATAGGCTACCAATGTCAAAGGCTGAATTGCATCGATATTGGTACATCTTCAGGAACGAATATGCCTGCGATCTATCCAATCCGGAAGGGGCTGGAGAATGGATAGCAGACCGCGTCCGACAACACCTCACTGAACACGCCATCAAGGGAGATGAGGCGTGCTTTCAATCTCCGCAGCTTGTCGCCTGA